Proteins from a single region of Megalopta genalis isolate 19385.01 chromosome 3, iyMegGena1_principal, whole genome shotgun sequence:
- the LOC143259047 gene encoding tRNA (guanine(6)-N(2))-methyltransferase THUMP3, with translation MDANSETDIQKLFTESLAHDNVFTIATTVDTGFEWQAVDECKEKLDKDIKFVKERGKIFFNIYWNQFAQVQKLRSVDNIFIVADVRKFKFNEFSKETDLQLLKDSVHNDMKLEKGLNAWKCVTGFQGKIYPTIEDYNTAEKCRKLSSTLTTVATNRGRKRGQNPSETKEDEILRYRVTCERSGKHTFESGDAARAIGGELQDKYCWLVDLSTYYLEIVCKLTNDELITHLRVTHESKHRRNITFFGPTTLRATVCYNLLQLAQPKLGEIIIDPMCGGGSIPIEATLVYSQSYVIGGDNHIKAVTRTKSNIDASASEYKIDLISWNAAHLPLKDSSVDIVVSDMPFGKRSGRMVDNRILYKQYLVELGRILKRSTGRSVLLTYDRRSFNMALQTAGDMFWVSKMLGVNIGGLHAAVYVMKRTNVLSELHKPKTSKPIKFINNGT, from the exons ATGGACGCAAATAGTGAGACTGATATACAAAAATTGTTCACTGAATCATTAGCACATGATAATGTTTTTACAATAGCAACAACCGTAGACACAG GATTCGAGTGGCAGGCAGTGGATGAATGCAAAGAAAAATTGGATAAAGACATCAAGTTTGTTAAGGAGCGTGGGAAAATCTTCTTTAATATATATTGGAATCAATTTGCACAa GTCCAAAAGTTGAGATCAGTAGACAACATATTTATAGTTGCAGATGTAAGGAAGTTTAAGTTCAATGAATTTAGTAAAGAGACTGATCTTCAATTACTCAAAGATTCAGTGCATAATGATATGAAATTAGAAAAAGGTTTGAACGCATGGAAATGTGTAACTGGATTTCAAGGAAAAATATATCCAACTATTGAAGACTACAATACAGCAGAAAAATGTCGTAAACTCTCAAGTACGCTTACGACAGTCGCAACAAACAGAGGTAGAAAAAGAGGTCAAAATCCATCAGAAACTAAAGAAGATGAAATTTTAAGATATAGAGTAACATGTGAAAGAAGTGGTAAGCACACATTTGAATCAGGAGATGCTGCCAGAGCTATTGGAGGAGAATTACAGGATAAATACTGTTGGCTTGTAGATTTGTCAACATATTACTTGGAAATAGTTTGCAAATTGACTAATG atGAACTTATAACACATTTACGTGTTACTCATGAATCAAAACATCGTagaaatataacattttttgGACCGACAACTCTTAGAGCAACTGTATGTTATAATTTACTACAGTTAGCTCAACCTAAACTGGGAGAAATAATAATTGACCCAATGTGTGGTGGAGGTTCTATCCCAATAGAG GCAACTTTAGTCTACTCTCAATCTTATGTTATTGGTGGTGACAATCATATAAAAGCAGTAActagaacaaaatctaatatcGATGCATCAGCCTCTGAATATAAAATAGATTTAATATCTTGGAATGCAGCTCACTTACCACTTAAAGACTCAtctgttgatattgttgtttcAGACAtg CCATTTGGAAAACGAAGTGGCCGAATGGTAGATAACAGAATACTTTATAAACAATATTTAGTAGAATTAGGACGAATCCTAAAAAGATCAACAGGTCGATCAGTTTTACTCACGTACGACAGACGCAGCTTTAATATG gcCTTACAAACTGCTGGAGATATGTTTTGGGTATCAAAAATGTTAGGCGTAAATATAGGTGGTCTACATGCTGCTGTTTATGTTATGAAAAGGACTAATGTACTTTCTGAGTTGCATAAACCCAAAACTAGTAAGCCTATAAAATTCATAAACAACGGAACATAG
- the LOC143259048 gene encoding putative ribosome production factor 1: MKLKNLRVNPLNRSQAESNEATPSTSGTTQTAKVSLPSDSNFNHIKCKAVRYKKCQKLLKEKIKAKKEAKKKRIQEGGPKQVPHTIESLREKDETIITGDLDDEENQELKVDFEHDEFSSYYKHSYEPKVLITYCDNPTRKTRIFGREMTRIVPNSISLYRNRSGVKKMVKSAIAKDFTDIIVINEDQCKPNGMLVIHLPDGPTAYFKLSNVKITPELKRSHKEITGHRPEVILSNFTTRLGYTIGRMLGALFHFEPQFKGRRVVTFHNQRDYIFFRHHRYQLDLQKEKARLRELGPRFTLKLRYLQHGTFDTKYGEYEWLMQGRRHDMETSRRKFFL; this comes from the exons ATGAAGTTGAAAAACTTAAGGGTAAATCCTTTAAATCGTTCACAAGCAGAAAGTAATGAAGCAACTCCGAGTACATCGGGTACCACTCAAACAGCAAAAGTTAGTTTGCCATCTGACAGTAACTTTAATCACATAAAATGCAAAGCAGTACGATATAAAAAATgtcaaaaattactaaaagaaaaaataaaagctAAGAAAGAAGCTAAGAAAAAGCGAATTCAAGAAGGAGGGCCAAAACAAGTACCGCACACTATTGAAAGTTTGAGGGAGAAAGATGAAACCATTATTACTGGAGACCTTGATGATGAAGAAAACCAAGAACTCAAAGTCGATTTTGAGCATGACGAATTTTCATCTTATTATAAGCACTCATACGAGCCTAAAGTATTGATCACTTATTGTGACAACCCAACAAGAAAGACTAGAATTTTTGGTAGAGAAATGACAAGGATAGTACCAAACTCTATTTCTTTATATAGAAATAGATCTGGAGTAAAAAAGATGGTAAAAAGTGCTATTGCTAAGGATTTCACTGATATTATTGTTATCAATGAGGATCAGTGTAAACCAA ATGGTATGTTAGTCATTCATTTACCAGATGGACCAACAGCATACTTTAAACTTAGCAATGTCAAAATAACTCCAGAATTGAAACGTAGTCACAAAGAAATTACAGGGCATAGACCAGAagttattttaagtaattttactACCCGCTTGGGTTACACAATTGGTAGAATGTTAGGAGCACTATTTCATTTTGAACCTCAATTTAAAGGGAGAAGAGTTGTCACATTTCATAACCAGAGAGATTATATATTCTTCAGACATCATAG GTATCAACTTGATTTACAAAAAGAAAAAGCTAGATTGAGAGAGTTGGGACCAAGATTTACCCTAAAACTCCGATATTTGCAACATGGAACCTTTGATACCAAGTATGGAGAATATGAATGGCTTATGCAAGGTCGAAGACACGATATGGAAACAAGTAGAAGAAAGTTCTTCTTATAA
- the Bet1 gene encoding blocked early in transport 1: protein MRRAHSSYAYEPLPTASTSSHNGLEDENERMADHLKDKIHALKSLSIDIGNEVQYQDKMLRGMDDDFERTSGSLVGSVARVLRLSKGSHHYYIMYLFLFSILVFFVLWIVLKFIN, encoded by the exons ATGCGTAGGGCTCATTCAA GTTATGCTTACGAGCCATTACCAACAGCATCTACATCGAGCCACAATGGCTTGGAAGATGAAAATGAAAGGATGGCGGATCATTTAAAAGATAAGATTCATGCTCTAAAGTCATTATCAATTGACATCGGAAATGAAGTTCAATACCAAGACAAAATGCTTCGTGGAATG GATGACGATTTTGAAAGAACAAGTGGATCTTTAGTAGGATCTGTTGCACGTGTACTACGTTTATCCAAAGGAAGTcaccattattatattatgtatttattccTATTCTCCATACTTGTCTTTTTTGTGTTGTGGATAGTATTAAAATTTATCAACTGA
- the Kank gene encoding KN motif and ankyrin repeat domain-containing protein 2 kank isoform X2 encodes MGVKNFIMKRMPFCKMKAKRKYHGTNAATPIQNNNTQVEHPGDFDNASVGSGNSNLSTGALQNIREQMAASLERMKELEEQVKAIPMLQVQVSVLKEEKRSLLRQVDELSKTNSRNDTLHRYRSQSFSEQRVSQRNLKNATVPTPTRDMGTMCGVMTRDVGVSHQQVRTRDVGMITSTPIKRPLQMSRLQIEEIVPEAMDNSLLTSDRSSSSLHKFYSSDSSQDSWKSTLTRSQLMYDEIIPEAKMMTDRLRRSPLQIESIPPTSPKLARDAKKFRDIGINTRDRLKDLVYSHFVIEDIAPETKKETRKRSYGTSTDLSMKDVLTKEDIAVIVDDALRIYKSTLIKDTVSKGCQCTPEPPRVVEKRDQFAQVTEPYKMRANVGVTVKPRMSDIGIEVRTGPGTRTIAVGPDPMATQPISLHSMNSRSYSFNFGDTKVKRKATRSVGMMVDDLVRTTARSTDTSSLAPKKREFGTSPIKKKFTDVSVGESVRPPHISIACATNYCENCKETIKSLAKQIINNAENNMNHQNTNLVSRIPRPSHISLNNSMDQRKQFKRQDTYTKISSASVIRYDSDNKEQYDNSNRIQQLQGEKRKDEKSQEIYMAEKQADIDEKHELPESALFQPIQEKPRKKVEPSKEMQAAMKVLNDSLKKSPSKNVSHQMKNAINIIQQEWFKISSTVNANPLEVEDYLDCFEECSSTLLEYIVNMTDSSGNTAMHYAVSHGNFDVVSILLDSKVCDINRANVAGYTAVMLAALAEVRNSTHESVANRLFQLADVNIRAKLHGQTALMLAVSHGRKDMTQLLLDAGAAVNIQDEDGSTALMCAAEHGHTDIVRLLLTHPDCDPSIVDVDNSSALKIALEAGNRDIGVLLYAHERVNRGTSPYSSMRRSRRGSKPTTPTGPSPSAPVSPAPSRRLHSSTASLNSSKYSAK; translated from the exons ATGGGGGTGAAAAATTTCATCATGAAAAGGATGCCTTTCTGCAAGATGAAAGCGAAGAGAAAATACC ATGGAACGAACGCGGCCACACCGATACAAAACAATAACACGCAGGTCGAACACCCAGGTGACTTCGACAATGCGAGCGTTGGCAGCGGGAACTCGAACCTCAGTACGGGCGCGCTACAG AACATCAGGGAACAGATGGCGGCCTCCTTGGAACGGATGAAAGAGCTAGAGGAACAGGTCAAGGCGATTCCCATGCTACAG GTGCAAGTGTCGGTGCTGAAAGAGGAGAAACGAAGTCTCCTGCGACAAGTGGACGAGCTCAGCAAGACGAATTCCCGCAACGACACGTTGCACAGGTACCGGAGCCAGTCGTTCTCCGAACAGCGGGTGTCCCAGCGAAATCTGAAGAACGCCACCGTCCCGACGCCGACCAGAGACATGGGAACGATGTGCGGCGTCATGACACGGGACGTCGGCGTCTCGCACCAGCAG GTTCGAACCCGAGACGTCGGCATGATAACGAGCACCCCGATAAAACGACCGCTGCAAATGAGTCGACTGCAAATCGAGGAAATTGTACCTGAAGCAATGGACAATAGCTTGTTGACAAGCGACAGGTCGTCGTCCAGCCTGCACAAGTTTTACTCGAGCGACTCCAGCCAGGACAGCTGGAAATCGACGTTGACCCGCAGCCAACTAATGTACGACGAGATCATACCGGAAGCGAAGATGATGACGGATCGTTTGAGACGGAGCCCACTTCAAATCGAATCGATACCGCCGACCAGTCCGAAACTCGCCAGAGACGCGAAGAAGTTCCGCGATATTGGTATCAACACGAGAGACAGACTGAAAGACCTCGTATACAGTCATTTCGTGATCGAGGACATCGCGCCGGAAACGAAGAAAGAAACCAGGAAACGATCCTACGGGACGTCCACCGATCTGTCGATGAAGGACGTGCTGACGAAGGAGGACATCGCGGTGATCGTCGACGATGCTCTCAGAATATACAAGAGCACGCTGATCAAGGACACCGTTTCCAAGGGATGCCAGTGCACGCCGGAGCCGCCGAGAGTCGTCGAGAAGCGGGACCAATTCGCCCAGGTGACGGAACCGTACAAAATGAGGGCGAACGTGGGGGTGACGGTGAAGCCGCGGATGTCCGACATCGGGATCGAGGTCAGAACCGGTCCCGGGACAAGGACCATTGCTGTTGGTCCGGATCCGATGGCCACGCAGCCTATATCCCTGCACTCGATGAACTCGAGGAGCTATTCGTTCAATTTCGGCGACACCAAGGTGAAGAGGAAAGCCACCAGATCGGTGGGCATGATGGTCGACGATCTCGTTCGAACGACCGCGAGAAGCACAGACACTTCCAGTCTGGCGCCCAAGAAGAGGGAGTTCGGCACATCGCCGATCAAAAAGAAGTTCACGGACGTCTCCGTCGGTGAGTCGGTAAGACCGCCGCACATTTCCATCGCATGCGCGACGAATTATTGCGAGAACTGTAAGGAGACGATCAAGAGCTTGGCGAAGCAGATAATAAACAACGCGGAGAATAATATGAATCATCAGAACACGAATCTCGTCTCGAGGATACCCAGGCCGTCTCACATATCCTTGAACAACTCGATGGACCAGAGGAAACAATTCAAGCGACAGGACACGTACACGAAGATATCGTCCGCTAGTGTGATCAGATACGATTCCGATAACAAGGAGCAGTATGACAATAGCAATCG TATCCAACAATTGCAAGGGGAGAAGAGGAAAgatgaaaaatcacaagagatcTACATGGCGGAGAAGCAAGCGGACATCGACGAAAAACACGAACTTCCGGAGTCTGCATTGTTCCAGCCAATTCAAGAAAAACCTAGAAAGAAAGTTGAACCTTCTAAGGAGATGCAGGCTGCCATGAAGGTTCTGAACGACAGTCTTAAAAAGTCGCCCAGCAAGAACGTCTCCCATCAGATGAAAAATGCCATCAACATCATCCAACAGGAATGGTTCAAAATCTCCAGCACAGTAAACGCGAATCCCTTGGAAGTAGAAGACTATCTAGACTGTTTTGAGGAATGCTCCAGCACTTTGTTGGAGTACATCGTTAACATGACTGACTCTAGTGGAAATACTGCAATGCATTATGCAGTCTCTCACGGAAACTTTGATGTTGTGTCCATCCTTCTAGATTCTAAAGTCTGCGATATTAATAGAGCAAACGTAGCTGGTTACACGGCTGTGATGTTGGCAGCGCTAGCGGAGGTCAGGAACTCTACTCACGAATCCGTGGCAAACAGATTGTTCCAGCTGGCTGATGTGAATATTCGAGCAAAATTG CATGGCCAAACTGCCTTGATGTTGGCAGTGTCCCATGGTCGCAAAGACATGACTCAACTGCTCCTGGATGCAGGCGCAGCAGTTAACATTCAAGACGAAGACGGCAGTACAGCTTTAATGTGCGCAGCCGAACACGGACATACCGATATCGTGCGATTGTTACTTACACACCCAGACTGTGATCCATCGATCGTCGACGTAGACAACAGTTCCGCTCTGAAAATCGCGTTAGAAGCGGGCAATCGCGACATCGGCGTGTTACTGTACGCCCACGAACGTGTGAACAGAGGAACGAGCCCATATTCGTCAATGAGACGGAGTCGGAGAGGGTCGAAACCGACAACGCCGACCGGACCCTCTCCTTCGGCTCCGGTTAGTCCAGCTCCATCCCGTAGACTTCATTCATCGACCGCTTCATTGAACTCCTCCAAATATTCGGCTAAATAA
- the Kank gene encoding KN motif and ankyrin repeat domain-containing protein 2 kank isoform X3 — protein sequence MDLCKMLEEMNFIENWNYMMYKLILGYLIFALIDFLVQVSVLKEEKRSLLRQVDELSKTNSRNDTLHRYRSQSFSEQRVSQRNLKNATVPTPTRDMGTMCGVMTRDVGVSHQQVRTRDVGMITSTPIKRPLQMSRLQIEEIVPEAMDNSLLTSDRSSSSLHKFYSSDSSQDSWKSTLTRSQLMYDEIIPEAKMMTDRLRRSPLQIESIPPTSPKLARDAKKFRDIGINTRDRLKDLVYSHFVIEDIAPETKKETRKRSYGTSTDLSMKDVLTKEDIAVIVDDALRIYKSTLIKDTVSKGCQCTPEPPRVVEKRDQFAQVTEPYKMRANVGVTVKPRMSDIGIEVRTGPGTRTIAVGPDPMATQPISLHSMNSRSYSFNFGDTKVKRKATRSVGMMVDDLVRTTARSTDTSSLAPKKREFGTSPIKKKFTDVSVGESVRPPHISIACATNYCENCKETIKSLAKQIINNAENNMNHQNTNLVSRIPRPSHISLNNSMDQRKQFKRQDTYTKISSASVIRYDSDNKEQYDNSNRIQQLQGEKRKDEKSQEIYMAEKQADIDEKHELPESALFQPIQEKPRKKVEPSKEMQAAMKVLNDSLKKSPSKNVSHQMKNAINIIQQEWFKISSTVNANPLEVEDYLDCFEECSSTLLEYIVNMTDSSGNTAMHYAVSHGNFDVVSILLDSKVCDINRANVAGYTAVMLAALAEVRNSTHESVANRLFQLADVNIRAKLHGQTALMLAVSHGRKDMTQLLLDAGAAVNIQDEDGSTALMCAAEHGHTDIVRLLLTHPDCDPSIVDVDNSSALKIALEAGNRDIGVLLYAHERVNRGTSPYSSMRRSRRGSKPTTPTGPSPSAPVSPAPSRRLHSSTASLNSSKYSAK from the exons ATGGATTTGTGCAAAATGTTAGAGGAAATGAACTTTATTGAAAACTGGAATTATATGATGTACAAGTTGATATTGGGGTATCTTATCTTCGCATTAATAGATTTTCTG GTGCAAGTGTCGGTGCTGAAAGAGGAGAAACGAAGTCTCCTGCGACAAGTGGACGAGCTCAGCAAGACGAATTCCCGCAACGACACGTTGCACAGGTACCGGAGCCAGTCGTTCTCCGAACAGCGGGTGTCCCAGCGAAATCTGAAGAACGCCACCGTCCCGACGCCGACCAGAGACATGGGAACGATGTGCGGCGTCATGACACGGGACGTCGGCGTCTCGCACCAGCAG GTTCGAACCCGAGACGTCGGCATGATAACGAGCACCCCGATAAAACGACCGCTGCAAATGAGTCGACTGCAAATCGAGGAAATTGTACCTGAAGCAATGGACAATAGCTTGTTGACAAGCGACAGGTCGTCGTCCAGCCTGCACAAGTTTTACTCGAGCGACTCCAGCCAGGACAGCTGGAAATCGACGTTGACCCGCAGCCAACTAATGTACGACGAGATCATACCGGAAGCGAAGATGATGACGGATCGTTTGAGACGGAGCCCACTTCAAATCGAATCGATACCGCCGACCAGTCCGAAACTCGCCAGAGACGCGAAGAAGTTCCGCGATATTGGTATCAACACGAGAGACAGACTGAAAGACCTCGTATACAGTCATTTCGTGATCGAGGACATCGCGCCGGAAACGAAGAAAGAAACCAGGAAACGATCCTACGGGACGTCCACCGATCTGTCGATGAAGGACGTGCTGACGAAGGAGGACATCGCGGTGATCGTCGACGATGCTCTCAGAATATACAAGAGCACGCTGATCAAGGACACCGTTTCCAAGGGATGCCAGTGCACGCCGGAGCCGCCGAGAGTCGTCGAGAAGCGGGACCAATTCGCCCAGGTGACGGAACCGTACAAAATGAGGGCGAACGTGGGGGTGACGGTGAAGCCGCGGATGTCCGACATCGGGATCGAGGTCAGAACCGGTCCCGGGACAAGGACCATTGCTGTTGGTCCGGATCCGATGGCCACGCAGCCTATATCCCTGCACTCGATGAACTCGAGGAGCTATTCGTTCAATTTCGGCGACACCAAGGTGAAGAGGAAAGCCACCAGATCGGTGGGCATGATGGTCGACGATCTCGTTCGAACGACCGCGAGAAGCACAGACACTTCCAGTCTGGCGCCCAAGAAGAGGGAGTTCGGCACATCGCCGATCAAAAAGAAGTTCACGGACGTCTCCGTCGGTGAGTCGGTAAGACCGCCGCACATTTCCATCGCATGCGCGACGAATTATTGCGAGAACTGTAAGGAGACGATCAAGAGCTTGGCGAAGCAGATAATAAACAACGCGGAGAATAATATGAATCATCAGAACACGAATCTCGTCTCGAGGATACCCAGGCCGTCTCACATATCCTTGAACAACTCGATGGACCAGAGGAAACAATTCAAGCGACAGGACACGTACACGAAGATATCGTCCGCTAGTGTGATCAGATACGATTCCGATAACAAGGAGCAGTATGACAATAGCAATCG TATCCAACAATTGCAAGGGGAGAAGAGGAAAgatgaaaaatcacaagagatcTACATGGCGGAGAAGCAAGCGGACATCGACGAAAAACACGAACTTCCGGAGTCTGCATTGTTCCAGCCAATTCAAGAAAAACCTAGAAAGAAAGTTGAACCTTCTAAGGAGATGCAGGCTGCCATGAAGGTTCTGAACGACAGTCTTAAAAAGTCGCCCAGCAAGAACGTCTCCCATCAGATGAAAAATGCCATCAACATCATCCAACAGGAATGGTTCAAAATCTCCAGCACAGTAAACGCGAATCCCTTGGAAGTAGAAGACTATCTAGACTGTTTTGAGGAATGCTCCAGCACTTTGTTGGAGTACATCGTTAACATGACTGACTCTAGTGGAAATACTGCAATGCATTATGCAGTCTCTCACGGAAACTTTGATGTTGTGTCCATCCTTCTAGATTCTAAAGTCTGCGATATTAATAGAGCAAACGTAGCTGGTTACACGGCTGTGATGTTGGCAGCGCTAGCGGAGGTCAGGAACTCTACTCACGAATCCGTGGCAAACAGATTGTTCCAGCTGGCTGATGTGAATATTCGAGCAAAATTG CATGGCCAAACTGCCTTGATGTTGGCAGTGTCCCATGGTCGCAAAGACATGACTCAACTGCTCCTGGATGCAGGCGCAGCAGTTAACATTCAAGACGAAGACGGCAGTACAGCTTTAATGTGCGCAGCCGAACACGGACATACCGATATCGTGCGATTGTTACTTACACACCCAGACTGTGATCCATCGATCGTCGACGTAGACAACAGTTCCGCTCTGAAAATCGCGTTAGAAGCGGGCAATCGCGACATCGGCGTGTTACTGTACGCCCACGAACGTGTGAACAGAGGAACGAGCCCATATTCGTCAATGAGACGGAGTCGGAGAGGGTCGAAACCGACAACGCCGACCGGACCCTCTCCTTCGGCTCCGGTTAGTCCAGCTCCATCCCGTAGACTTCATTCATCGACCGCTTCATTGAACTCCTCCAAATATTCGGCTAAATAA